From the genome of Halobellus litoreus, one region includes:
- a CDS encoding type II/IV secretion system ATPase subunit, which produces MATEHGSAKIGNDLKQHAGRWRHLREHLKRFRQITGEFPKYVDDPDGYESRRPNILYHLGGPVYCQVYGNFGETTKYYTIEPELDDPERDIFGQVKDKLLERSVTKPAPAEETEYEDRIQELLEEIVVLENERDGRLAELVQRLELGPLEVSEQTYEKVQYRLIRDIVGLGPLEPIMRDPANEDIHVIGPNQVDVDHGEFGLLETTVEFDSTEQYDNWLRNMGERIGDPVSDAHPIVDSTLPDGSRINIIYSDDVSLKGSSLTIRQGDDVPLSIFQIAKWGTLSPELCAYLWIALENERTIFVVGETASGKTTTLNAITSFIPRDSKIYTAEDTAEVLPPHNTWQQLLTREGRGADSEVDMFDLVAAALRSRPDYIIVGEVRGEEGRMAFQAAQTGHPVMLTFHASDIVSMIQRFTGDPINVPETFMSNADIALFQNRVKRGNDTLRRVTSVQEIEGYSKEMGGVVTREAFYWDPVEDEIVFQGRNNSYIMEEKIATLLGYDDTRKIYEDIKFRTEIIERAIQENIVGYHEVNEFIEDFQRDGTEGIPFDITRVD; this is translated from the coding sequence ATGGCGACCGAACACGGCTCCGCGAAGATCGGCAACGACCTGAAACAGCACGCGGGTCGGTGGCGACACCTCCGCGAACACCTCAAGCGGTTCCGACAGATCACCGGCGAGTTCCCGAAGTACGTCGACGACCCCGACGGCTACGAGTCGCGGCGGCCGAACATCCTCTATCACCTCGGCGGGCCGGTCTACTGTCAGGTGTACGGGAACTTCGGCGAGACGACGAAGTACTACACCATCGAACCGGAGCTCGACGATCCAGAGCGAGACATCTTCGGACAGGTGAAAGACAAACTCTTGGAACGGTCCGTCACCAAACCGGCACCGGCCGAAGAGACCGAGTACGAGGACCGGATCCAGGAACTGCTCGAAGAGATCGTCGTCCTCGAAAACGAGCGCGACGGCCGCCTCGCAGAACTCGTCCAGCGGCTGGAGCTCGGACCGCTCGAAGTATCCGAGCAAACCTACGAGAAGGTCCAGTACCGGCTGATCCGCGACATCGTCGGCCTCGGGCCGCTGGAGCCGATTATGCGTGACCCGGCGAACGAGGACATCCACGTCATCGGGCCGAACCAGGTCGACGTCGACCACGGGGAGTTCGGGCTCCTCGAGACGACGGTCGAATTCGACTCGACCGAACAGTACGACAACTGGCTGCGGAACATGGGCGAACGGATCGGTGACCCCGTCTCAGACGCGCACCCGATCGTGGACTCCACGCTCCCGGACGGATCGCGTATCAACATCATCTACTCCGACGACGTGTCGCTGAAAGGGTCTTCGCTCACGATCCGTCAGGGCGACGACGTGCCGCTGTCGATCTTCCAGATCGCGAAGTGGGGAACGCTGTCCCCGGAACTGTGTGCGTACCTCTGGATCGCGCTGGAGAACGAGCGGACGATCTTCGTCGTCGGGGAGACGGCGTCTGGGAAGACGACGACGCTCAACGCGATCACGTCGTTCATCCCCCGAGACTCGAAGATATACACGGCCGAGGACACCGCCGAGGTGCTCCCGCCGCACAACACCTGGCAGCAACTCCTGACGCGCGAGGGTCGCGGCGCGGACTCGGAAGTGGATATGTTCGACCTCGTCGCTGCCGCGCTCCGTTCTCGACCGGACTACATCATCGTCGGGGAGGTTCGTGGCGAGGAAGGTCGGATGGCCTTCCAGGCCGCACAGACCGGTCACCCGGTGATGCTGACGTTCCACGCCTCCGACATCGTTTCGATGATCCAGCGGTTCACCGGGGACCCGATCAACGTCCCCGAGACGTTTATGTCGAACGCCGACATCGCGTTGTTCCAGAACCGCGTCAAGCGCGGCAACGACACCCTACGTCGGGTCACCTCGGTGCAGGAGATCGAGGGGTACTCGAAGGAGATGGGCGGCGTCGTCACCCGCGAGGCGTTTTACTGGGACCCCGTCGAGGACGAGATCGTCTTCCAGGGCCGGAACAACTCCTACATTATGGAGGAGAAGATCGCGACGCTGCTCGGGTACGACGACACGCGGAAGATCTACGAGGACATCAAATTCCGCACGGAGATCATCGAGCGCGCGATTCAGGAGAACATCGTGGGCTATCACGAGGTCAACGAGTTCATCGAGGACTTCCAGCGCGACGGGACGGAGGGTATCCCGTTCGACATCACGAGGGTCGACTGA
- the flaJ gene encoding archaellar assembly protein FlaJ, with protein sequence MSETNVDAGLSAQRQQFREFVSSLLDAYEQMPMENRKYAITVLAPTVLMFVLGVVGAITLPLPVLVRIPIFLLGLLMLVGGVLYPRLLVEEQRRGLENQLHLVITHLTVLSTTNIDRVAVFRQLGREEEYGELAVEMRRITELVDTWNQSLDDALQRRARAVPSRELGDFLDRLAYSLNAGQHLDDFLLGEQRTIIEKYITVYEGALGNLEVMKDLYLSMILSMTFAIINAIVLPILTGTDATMTIAAVIVLFVFVQLGFYYVIKTMSPYDPLWYHQADYRTKIDRQIDIALYGSVGLSAVFVGVLGLGVAGWTSIGQTVQRVMLDTPVPLLIATPLTPLAIPGLVARHHENHVKERDEEYPGFIRALGASESAKQSTTRAVLETLREKDFGVLSREIDRLYVRLNMRVGPDKSWFFFTAETSSYLIQKFSEMYLVGRQMGGEPKQLGELISDNMNEVLKLRRQRQQATVTLIGVLYGITASASFAFFIGLEVVEILATFSSSMNLAQFEFGQLIYAGVYDIPVIEYLLSLIILFNALLSALMIRMVDGGHKVNAYLHFVVLVWIGSGSAVVTSSLAGGLISV encoded by the coding sequence ATGAGTGAGACGAACGTCGATGCGGGCCTGAGTGCGCAGAGACAGCAGTTCCGCGAGTTCGTCTCGTCTCTGCTGGACGCGTACGAGCAGATGCCGATGGAGAATCGGAAGTACGCGATCACGGTCCTCGCGCCGACGGTTCTCATGTTCGTCCTCGGCGTCGTCGGCGCGATCACGCTGCCGCTCCCGGTGCTAGTCCGGATTCCGATCTTCCTGTTGGGGCTGTTGATGCTCGTCGGCGGGGTGCTCTATCCACGGCTGCTCGTCGAGGAGCAGCGACGGGGGCTCGAGAACCAACTCCACCTCGTCATCACGCACCTGACGGTGCTGTCGACAACGAACATCGACCGGGTCGCGGTGTTCAGACAGCTCGGCCGCGAGGAGGAGTACGGCGAACTCGCCGTCGAGATGCGTCGGATCACCGAACTCGTCGACACGTGGAACCAGTCGCTCGACGACGCGCTCCAGCGGCGGGCGCGGGCGGTCCCCTCGCGGGAACTCGGGGACTTCCTCGATCGGCTCGCGTACTCGCTGAACGCCGGCCAGCACCTCGACGACTTCCTGCTCGGCGAACAGCGGACGATCATCGAGAAGTACATCACCGTCTACGAGGGTGCCCTCGGGAACCTGGAGGTAATGAAGGACCTCTACCTGTCGATGATTCTCTCGATGACGTTCGCGATCATCAACGCCATCGTGCTCCCGATCCTCACCGGAACGGACGCCACGATGACTATCGCGGCCGTCATCGTGCTCTTCGTCTTCGTCCAGTTGGGCTTCTACTACGTCATCAAGACGATGTCGCCGTACGACCCGCTGTGGTACCACCAGGCCGATTACCGGACGAAGATCGACCGACAGATCGACATCGCGCTCTACGGGTCAGTCGGGTTGAGCGCCGTGTTCGTCGGCGTGCTCGGACTCGGGGTCGCCGGATGGACCTCGATCGGCCAGACCGTCCAGCGCGTGATGCTCGACACGCCCGTTCCGCTCCTGATCGCGACGCCGCTGACGCCGCTCGCGATTCCCGGGCTGGTGGCTCGCCACCACGAAAACCACGTCAAAGAGCGCGACGAGGAATATCCGGGCTTCATTCGCGCGCTCGGCGCCTCCGAGAGCGCGAAGCAGTCGACGACACGAGCGGTGCTGGAGACGCTTCGGGAGAAGGACTTCGGCGTGCTCTCCAGAGAGATCGACCGCCTCTACGTCCGGCTGAATATGCGCGTCGGCCCCGACAAGTCGTGGTTCTTTTTCACCGCCGAGACGAGTTCCTACCTCATCCAGAAGTTCTCCGAGATGTACCTCGTCGGCCGGCAGATGGGCGGGGAGCCGAAACAGCTCGGCGAACTCATCTCCGACAATATGAACGAGGTGCTCAAGCTTCGGCGGCAGCGTCAGCAGGCGACCGTGACGCTCATCGGCGTCCTTTACGGCATCACCGCCTCGGCGTCGTTCGCGTTCTTCATCGGCCTAGAGGTCGTCGAGATCCTCGCGACGTTCTCCTCGAGTATGAACCTCGCGCAGTTCGAGTTCGGCCAGCTGATCTACGCCGGCGTCTACGACATCCCGGTCATCGAGTACCTCCTCTCGCTCATCATCCTCTTTAACGCCCTCCTGTCGGCGCTGATGATCCGGATGGTCGACGGCGGACACAAGGTGAACGCCTACCTCCACTTCGTTGTCCTCGTGTGGATCGGTTCCGGAAGCGCCGTGGTGACGTCGTCGCTGGCGGGGGGACTGATCAGCGTATGA
- a CDS encoding CheF family chemotaxis protein has protein sequence MTADSNSRETAQEDGSRSDGSEHGDVAEQRSELLEAYRERSKDENDSGAKSKTNSKGKSKRSQETETGESIVVDFVANFVAGGDAAFDPVKGRVLMSERRLVLATSNTKTTIPITSIYDIAVGQVPPEVEEFFDYTVMVGYVDGDYRRSTVIGGDRETIEKFSLLLFRATLNGSTALVTHPAKVGGRVMDTPKQKTGLHLDYESVAFPGSDVSTTEEGPFSIDLASVIFFEVMERSTNDGETRLVLSVQHVENGQTVTSEISMTSRRKMNILGRYLRLIYHWIKSDVRDVDVEEHELEVLVGLYSTAEEIDLASLLDIGEAELDARLESLHEDDLITDEEPPVDLTPQGRFIVNEEFEDINV, from the coding sequence ATGACCGCGGACTCGAACAGTCGGGAGACGGCGCAGGAGGATGGCAGTCGGTCGGACGGCTCCGAGCACGGCGACGTCGCCGAGCAGCGGTCGGAACTGCTCGAAGCGTATCGAGAGCGATCGAAGGACGAGAACGATTCGGGGGCGAAATCGAAGACGAACTCGAAGGGGAAATCGAAGCGCTCCCAGGAGACCGAAACCGGAGAGTCGATCGTCGTCGACTTCGTCGCGAACTTCGTCGCCGGCGGCGACGCCGCGTTCGATCCGGTGAAGGGACGGGTGCTGATGAGCGAACGCCGCCTGGTGCTCGCGACGTCGAACACGAAGACGACAATCCCGATCACGTCCATCTACGACATCGCCGTCGGCCAGGTGCCGCCGGAGGTCGAGGAGTTCTTCGACTACACCGTGATGGTGGGCTACGTCGACGGCGATTACCGCCGGTCGACGGTCATCGGCGGCGACAGGGAGACGATCGAGAAGTTCTCGCTGCTGCTCTTCCGGGCGACGCTCAACGGATCGACCGCGCTGGTCACGCATCCCGCGAAGGTCGGGGGGCGCGTGATGGACACGCCGAAGCAGAAGACCGGGCTGCACCTCGATTACGAGTCGGTCGCGTTCCCCGGGAGCGACGTCTCCACGACCGAGGAGGGCCCGTTCTCGATCGATCTGGCGTCGGTCATCTTCTTCGAGGTGATGGAGCGCTCCACGAACGACGGGGAGACGCGGCTGGTCCTGTCGGTCCAGCACGTCGAGAACGGCCAGACGGTCACCTCCGAGATATCGATGACGTCGCGGCGGAAGATGAACATCCTGGGGCGGTATCTCCGCCTCATCTACCACTGGATCAAGAGCGACGTCCGCGACGTCGACGTCGAAGAACACGAACTCGAAGTGCTCGTCGGCCTCTACTCGACGGCCGAGGAGATCGATCTGGCCTCGCTGCTCGACATCGGCGAGGCCGAACTGGACGCGCGGCTGGAATCGCTCCACGAGGACGACCTCATCACCGACGAGGAAC